The following DNA comes from Vairimorpha necatrix chromosome 5, complete sequence.
GAAAAGACATTGATTATGATACATTCTTTTtgcatttaatttttaataaagagtTAAACAACGACTTTACTGGAAAAGAAAAAGTTGTGGACAGTATAATGTACAACTTGAGGATCGTTACTTCCAAAatgtataatttatttttttgtataaattttaatgtttcGGATCTTAATCTTGATATACTTAGACTGATTGttgataaatatattaatgttGAATTTACTGAAAAAGattgtatattttcaaaaatatttaatgcAAGTGACTTTAATACAATGTTTAATGAATTAAGAGAAAGTATTGGCCTAAAGGGAGATATTTACGACACCCATGAAAAAGTCTCACCTAGAACCATCAATGAGTTAAGAGATAGTATTGACACTGATAAAGATATTACTGACAGAAGTGGAAATGTATATAATCATGCTACAACATTGGACTTTAATACAGGTTCTGTGCTACAACTTGGTAGTTTAATTGGTATCGGATATTTAAACCATAATAATTTCTTgttgaattaaaaattttatttgtttagctattaaaaataggttttaatgatttttttggtaaccattttatattatcataACTAATCGTATAATATAATGTATAAAGCCACTAAAAAGACATTAAATACATAggtttgaattttttttagtcgAACTTTTGGATTTTTTAGTCGaacttttgcattttttagtCGAacttttactttttatagtccaaattttgaatttttatagtacatatttttttatttcaatgGCCTTTTTTGAAACAAAATCCAACACAATACCTAGAAAGGCGAGATCTACAGTCACTCCAGATGTCTTAAAACTAATTAAAagacatataaaaaacgaaaacttgaccttaaaaaaaatttccaCTACATTAGATTTAAGTTATAAAACAGTTATGAGGATTCATAAGAAAATGTTAGTGGGAGAATCTGAATTGTCTACAAGTACAATAAATCTTTCAAAATTCAATCATCTAGGTATTAAAACCTATCGATCTCGtgttaaaaaacaacattGCAGTAGTAATGACAAGACTCTTAGTGAAATCAAAGAAGAACTTAATACAATAGCAAATGTTTTAATGTAGTTGTCACTATCTcgtttaaattataatacttaaatattataaaaaaggacCATCTCTAATTCCTGCAGAGCGTAATTCTCAAAAGGAAATTGATAAAAGAGCTGAATATGACATGAAAATATCGTTATATTATCTAGaaaatttagttttttgGATGAAACTGGATTTAATGCTCATACTTCAAGgcattatatattttcttaatataataaaagcATTTAAAACAGTTACTCCAAATCGAggcaaaaattttaagttgTTTTTGCGTGATTTCGAAATCGAATATTTTAGCATACGAAATGAAAAGGGCGCATATAATTCTGCTCTATTCATTGTCTTTATTGAGGGGCTtcttttagattttttccATACAAATCCtcaaaagatttaaataatttataattgcAAATTTCATCATTCAAGAGAAGTTTTAGGTAAACTAAGAGAATTGGGCATATCTTATGTTTTTTGCCTTCATATTCACCACAGCTTAATTctattaaagaatttttttccataataaaattgagGTTTTGTGCTAtacaaaaatcaaataatacTGTAGAAACTAATTTAGAACAAATGCTGAACAATGATTTTAGCTTATCGTGCAATAATTCTACACTAATATGGTAAGATGGCAAGGCAGAAAAATGAGTTTGTCTAATTTTATGAGgttgtttattattttacacATTATTCTATTAAAGGTTCattatatttcaaattttgggttttttgtttttttttttaaaagttggtctgttaaaaaatgcaaCCCCAATGTGAAATCACAAATGTATAATAGATTCACGAGTATGTCCTTGTAATATTAGCATTCTTTGTACAAAAAACTTTGTTACATCGATTAAGATTCAAAAAAGCAAGAAAAGACAAATTGTTTAAACATTAATTGTtcgcaaaaaaaaattagttgTATTCGATTTTCTTACTcgaaatttcattttaaaatctaaaagCGGCAATGTACCATACcttctatattattttgtcttttatgttatctttttataatttgtaaGACTTGTTAAAAAccttatataatattacatTTTGGTATTAACATTAAATGGTATAATAAGAGGTTGAGATTTGAATTATGTGAAATAAGTCCTTCCCCAATAATAAAGCATATAACTTAAATCTACAAATTTTAGATTAAATCATTTTGCCTTCTGTATCCTCATGgtttaaaactaaaatataGAACTTATTTTCTATGTTCTACagatgataaatattttaatgtaaatgtataaatattattgttgTAAAAGCgctttattttgttttcgtCCTCTTCTCTTTGTATAAGATCGGGTTAATATATGTAGAAATAATCAAGCACTATAAATGCTCTGCATGAGTGCAAGGAACTAcgacaaaatattttacaaattgttaatattttattatttatgttttactAGGATATCTTTATCTCTTTTAAAGTTGgatttagattttataaataattattgttTACTAATGATTAAAATGTCTATGGGCTTTTAAGCAGAAACAGAGCCAAAACACAGACAAATCTTTGTGTTGCTTTTTACTGCGACCTCATAAATGGTTAGTTGAAACGAATATTGCTTAATGCTATCATATGCGAAGGGTCAAGGGATGCAGTGCCCctttgaagaaaaagacTTGCTGCTGCCTTCTAACATATATTGACGATTAAGAGACTTTtaattaacaaaaatagaaaGGTTTAGgctctttttaaaaaatagagtAAAGAAATTAAGACAATAAAGAGAATATATATGAACTAGTAatgaaaaatcaaattaagCCCTGTAAAGCATGTAAATCTAAAATGAGATAACTAGTAAACATGGTtgtttttaacattttCGAAGAATAAATGCGAAAAGACATATTTCATTTGGCATGATACGTGCTTTGCTATTTCTAAACTCATTCATATAACAATTTTACATGTACTTTATCTGTAAATTCCAAAATATCCCAGCaggaatttttataactatatgaatattaaaataattgaaaGAAATGAACATTTATGATAAGCATTTTTCTTCTGTGAAAAACACAGgcggaaaaataaaagtggGAATCGATACTAAATAATAGGAAAGAATGAGTAGGACAAACGTAAACTATTGAAAGGATTTTGTTGATTTGTTATTAGAACTTCATATGTAACGTAAAATAATACTAGTACATACAAAAATGGATTAAGCAACATTTTATTGTCTTTTCGAATATGTAAATCCATAAGGTATTAAACATAGAGATGATATGATGCTTATCGTCCTTTGGGTACAATATTTAACTAACTTCACATGATTAGCCAATTTTAAGTTTTAGATTCCAAAGACGGTAGTCTATATGTTTTATAGAAGATAATTGGCATTCccttaaaaattctattacaaatataaacagTTCTGTCAATAGTTcatgataaattatttaggTACATGCTCCGTTATAATTTTCAACTTTGGTGTTTGACatcttattatttattttattctactttttatttttgttccTTCCTCAACATTTTCTTTACTCCATTTTTAAGGAGCCAAAAatccattttttaaatttgttagCTATAATCTCTTTAGTCTAATAATTGGTATAGACATGACATCTAGTCGTTTTCCGATGGTATATTTACCCTTGTTTTTATGCTGTctttaaagataaatattatttgtaattttaaatatgtctaaagtttattaaaataaattttattatatggTCTTCTTATTATATACTTCTCTGCTATATTTTGTCCTCCTTACTTGATTATCTTTCTTATTAAGTTggtcttattttttttattatttccccccttataataatacatgattaataataaaaacatgtttacatataaaatcaGGAAGGTAGGAATACACAAAGATATGGAGAATATTGTACCAGTAGACCCTAGTAATATTTTCGAGTTTACTAGTAAGAAAAGAaagatgataaattttgatgAATTTATAAGTGGGCACAAgagtaaaataaacaataagaaaaatgaacacaataaaaacaatatcgGACTAAATATCAAGAATACTGGACTAAATATCAAGAATAATggattaaatattattaagaGGAACAGTACAAATAGTGAAttagatattattaaaattagtaAGCCTAAGAGCAAATTAGACAAAAGCACCAGATCAACTAAGAGTCTTAAAACAGAAAAGAGTTCTAAATTAGACAAGCTTACCAAATTAACTAAAAGTCTCAATTTTACTAAGAGTCCTAAATTAGACAAAAGCATCAAAGTAGACAAGCTTATCAAATtagataataataaatatgaacTAAATCTTAAGcctaagaaaataaataaactagATTTTACTAATACAAAATTAGACAAGATCAAAACAATTAGACAAAATTCGAGTAAACAAAATACTAACAAATTATGTATTGACAATTTAGATGAGTCCATTCCTATTAATGATAATAAGCCTGTAAAAGACAAGCCTTTTCTCGCTCTAAAAGACTGTCAAAATGTCAATGATCTGATTCTCTATTTTACACTAAGAGACGACTCAGAATATTCCAAGAAATTAGccaatattttaaaagaaaacaagaCACTCTTCGTTGACACCTACGAGgaagaaataaagaaaatagaGACAGAAATAGAGAGAGTCGACACACAGAGAGACAAGTGGTGTAGAATGAAAGAGAAAGTACTAAAAGAGAATGTTTACAATATCCCGACATATAATAAGGAAGAAGAAAAGGAAGAACagaaagaagaagaagaatatGAAGAAATGAATAAGATTaagtttataaaagataatatGAAGACTTATTTGTGTAATTTGACTGAGAGGATAAATGAGGCAGAGAAGAAGATCTTTAATTTGACTGCTAATGATCGAGAAATGGACCCTTTAATTTTACTGAATGCTTTGACGAAATATAATTAGAATTTAAGAATAAATGtttatgaataaaaaataatttgtaaagatattttctaataaagtattatatattagagtaaaccataaaaaaatataataattataataagataaattatattttaaaatacttaTTTATCACATCTTTACaacttattaaaattattttttgtttatcttGACTTTGTTTAGTTTTTGTTTGTCGTCTTTTGACCCCCCCCCAAATGAATAATTCTAAGCAGAAAAAAGGCGGAatgttttctttcttcACTCATGAAGTCTCTGGTGTAGTAAACTTCCTCCATAAATTATCATACCCGACTAAAGAGCAGTTTTTTACTTCTATCAAATTACAGGCTATGGCTATAGGACTAGTGGGAGTAGTAGGCTATGTAATTAAGCTAGTACATATACCCATTAATAATATCTTAGTAAATAAACCCAATTAAGATCAGAACACAATCttaagatataaaataatatcagaaatataaatctgacatatttactttattgttttattcattttttatttgacttattcaatatttttgttattttctaaatttgaGATATATTATAAGGAATATACTCACTACTCCTATGCTCTTCCATGACACCTCGTCTATAAATCCACTACAAACATCCCCAATAACTTCAAATATAACATTCGTATATTTAATGCTCCCATTATTAATCACACACTCCCatttattacaaatatcATTCAGCGCGGGAACCCTTGTGCTTTTACTGCACTTATTTATCTTATAATTAGTCAAGGCTTCTTCTATTAATTTATCTAActcatatttctttatactGATCTTACGGAGAATATCCCTCTGGAGGAAGAAGAACAACTGGAagatcaaatataaaatcaagGAAGAAATAAAGACATCAGTAATACGGAACAAGTACTTATAGACCAAAAAGAAAGGCATACTCAAGGAGTAAGAAGGCTTACTAGTGTGAGTATGTAGAATATTAGTCTTCTCTGGCTCGGGAGTCTTGGGAATATATTTCATGATTTCTCTACAGTCCAAATCTACTCTGCTTCTCTTGTGGGGTGAAAGATATTCACACTGTCTCGGTCTCCTGGGCTGACTTACTTCCCACTTGAACTCATGTTCTACATCCATGGGAATATTCATAAGGGTAAacaaataacaaaaaaataaagacatCCCTTATAATTCCCTTAGTGCCATAGTGGCATAACAAGAAGAATTTAACTCAAAACTGATCACGAAGTCCGGGCCATCCTGCCAGCCTGTGACATTTCGCCCCTTCTCGAAGATCTTCCTTATTCCTCCCTTAAGGAGTTTATCATTCATTTTTCGTAACTCGAGTGTATCTTTCAATAGGTCAATTTCACAACCTTGTAAACTTTGTTCTgcctttttattttcttttgtaCTTTGCTCAGTCACACTTTGTTCTTCGTCACATTCCTTTATACTTTGTTCAATTACATTTTGTTCAAATACACTTTGTTTGGTCTTGATTAATTCATTcacttctttattaaataaataactCTGATAAGAATGTAAATATATCATTCTTATTTCTCTTCTCATTCCAAATATAATCTTCTTATAATTCATTTCTTTCTGATTTATCAAATTCTTGAAGAAATATCTCTCCATATTATCACATTTCTTGAGGCATTCCTCGTAATTTCCTTCTATAAAATCTTGATACCCCTTACTATTTCTCAATATCAAGTCTATTGCCTCTTTATACTCCTTATTGAGTATTTTCTCCCCGACTGCGTGGTTATTCCCGGCCTTGCCGAATCTCTGCTCCCcgtaataatttataaatccattttcaatatttttatatttcaaacttgttctattttttattctgaTCGTAAATTTGTTGCCTTTTAAATCTCCTAATTTTATAGAGTGGCCTCTTGTTATATCGTATATTCCTATACCAGAATGATTATAAGTAGATTTGTGTCTTTTAGTTTCTTCCTCGTCATTGTAGACTTGTAATTCTTCttcatttatttctatgccttctataaatttgtatatCTTAATATTCTTGAGATCTTCCTGTGTGCAGTCTGTGTACTCATATGCGAAATCCAGGAGAGTGTTAATATTGCACTTACAGCTGACTTTTTGATATGTCACTGCCTTCTTGTCTTTATTACCTGCAAAAGACACAGATGTGCCGAGATTTCTCTCTATCATCTTGCAGGCGTCTACTGTGTTCATCATGACTTTCTTTAGAGTAAAGTTGTAAGTATTAGACAAGGATTTCTTGATGATTAATTTGTCGTCTATTGTTTTTGTAGTGactgataaattaaaatttaactcTTTATGAATTTTAGTTCTTAGATCTTTAGACTTGATATTAAGAGGAGtaaactttaaattttcatattctGATTTAAGACTTTTTATATGATCTTCTATAATATACGTATTGTCATTTGTATTGTAGACTTTGTTTATATCGTGCATTTCAGTTGAAATGTGATTTGCATTGTACTCTTCATTTGTATTAATGTCTTCATTTGTATTGTGCACTTTGTTGGTATTAAATTTCTTGCCGTTCAGCTGGCTCGTGTCAGTGTGTATATTGTCTTTTGGATTATCATTCGGctttttcatatatttattttcatattggCGAATCCAttcttcaatttcttcttctgtTCTCTCttctttatataaatatatgagCATCCTTATTGATTTAATATACCTCTCCAAATTGATAATTGGTTCAACACCACATACATATCCATCACTAAAAATCTCTTGTACTATAAAATCTTCAGGAGAAtctttaattattaattctttGTCGTCCCTGtcatcattaaaaaaatatttcatttctaATGGATAATTCATGGgttaataaaatcatgtaaaaaattgaaaaatgagcgcttaaatagtttttttttgtaatttgtttgtaaaaacaaacaaactcaTAATACTTTAGAATtaactttaaatttttttaagaagtAATTGGTAACAAGTCTGTTTATTAGAAATGCATTGATTTACTAAACatataaagaattatttttaataagcTTATGTCTATTAAGATTATTATagcataaataaaataatatttaactATGAATgctttttagaaataatattaaattatgaatattataaaatatttaaattaataaacttTAATAAATGGCTCATATCCTACTTTGACTGGTTTATTCTCATCTAAATTGAGTATAAATTCATCTCTTGGCCCTTCTTCTTTCTGTCTAATATATTCAGGCTTAATTCCCTTTTCTCTTGCTTCTTTCAATATCTcgttatttttattaactcTCTCCAAAAATGCGTCTCTtcctttatatttcttCAAGTGTTCTACCCTGACGAAGATTGTTTTAACTGACAATCTTCCGtttacttttttatgtaaaacaACTCCTACTGATTTAGGGTTAACAGTGAAGACTCTACCAGTTCTGCCATggtaatatttaaaaggcATGCCTTTGTGGATAGATGGGTTTATACTGATAGTTACGTAGTCGCCTATTCTGTAAGTGGCTAGGTATACGCTTAATCCTGGTGTGCCGTGTTTACGAAAGGGTTGTTTTAAAAGTTGACGAGTTTTTCTTCTGTAACCACCTGCAGACATTTTAGGGgggaaaattttaaaaaataaaaaaacaagaaaatgacattattttaaagagtaaattttataaaatagattcggcttttgtaaaattaaatcttttttaataaaaattgtttgttaattatataattaattcaacttcttaaaaatcaaatttaaataaaataattcttcttttattgtggtctttaaataatttatttttcttcctTAGGGATGAAATCCAGAGACATtccaaatttaaataaattattaaataaaaatatctcaGTGCAGACCAGTCAAGATAAGAAATATGAAGGGATTTTAAAAGGACATGATGCTTTCATGAATGTAGTCATAGATGATGGGAACTACAGACATGTAATTATTAGAGGAGAcaatatcataaatattaaacccagagaataaatttcatattttataaaattgtgtgctcaaatatttttttgtttttttaagtgTGCTTtctttcttaattttttttatccccTAAATGGCCAACCAATTTTCCAAAAGATTAGTCCACAAGCCCCGTAATCCTTTTGAAAAGGACAGacttataaaagaaatgcAAATAGTCGGCAAATTTGggctaaaaaataaacatgaACTTAGACTTGTAGAGAAAAACTTCTCCAATGACAAGAAAGAAGCCCGTCTACTCTTAACTTCCAATAAAGTAGAAGACATCAGCATAAACTCAAGGAATCTCTTAGACAAATTATGCACTGCTGGTATTCTCAATGGTATCGACTTGACTTCTAAAGAAGAAATCCTTAATGGTCTTAACAGTATCTTAGACTTGACCATTGACAGTTACTTAGAGAGAACTTTACAATACAAAGTTTACTCTTCAGGATTGGCCAAGTCAGTTCATCATTCAAGATGGTTAATCACCAAGGGACAGATCAGTATACAAGGAGTAGTAATCAAGAGACCAAACTATGTAGTAAAAGCAGAAGAAGAAGCTTTTATAGAATTGACTCCTTACTCATGGTCTAATAATACTAAAATAACTAAGAGTCAAAAGAAGAAAGCAGCTAAGACTGATGAAGAAGAATAAACTAAATTTatgctaaaaaaaaattatttatacttttaaaaaataatttgtttgttttatatacaaaaagaaacaaactgtatttaaaaatatacatttatataacaaaattaaaataacaatttatcattcttactaatattctttattatgtaaaatttttaactgCTCGATCTTAACGTTagagaaaaaaaaggaagatataaaaagaattaattatttatcatcTCCATCTTATTTGCAAGATTATAGTCTGATTTTCacttttatattgattttatgGCTAAATTAGTTGTAAACTTTGTTTGCTTCTTTTGAAACTATAATCGAACTTTactcatatttttatgttcgTTTCCAGCTGTAGTATATGTTTAAATGTGCAAAGTAAACTTAGctac
Coding sequences within:
- a CDS encoding ribosomal protein eL21 → MSAGGYRRKTRQLLKQPFRKHGTPGLSVYLATYRIGDYVTISINPSIHKGMPFKYYHGRTGRVFTVNPKSVGVVLHKKVNGRLSVKTIFVRVEHLKKYKGRDAFLERVNKNNEILKEAREKGIKPEYIRQKEEGPRDEFILNLDENKPVKVGYEPFIKVY
- a CDS encoding tRNA pseudouridylate synthase D (truD), with the translated sequence MNYPLEMKYFFNDDRDDKELIIKDSPEDFIVQEIFSDGYVCGVEPIINLERYIKSIRMLIYLYKEERTEEEIEEWIRQYENKYMKKPNDNPKDNIHTDTSQLNGKKFNTNKVHNTNEDINTNEEYNANHISTEMHDINKVYNTNDNTYIIEDHIKSLKSEYENLKFTPLNIKSKDLRTKIHKELNFNLSVTTKTIDDKLIIKKSLSNTYNFTLKKVMMNTVDACKMIERNLGTSVSFAGNKDKKAVTYQKVSCKCNINTLLDFAYEYTDCTQEDLKNIKIYKFIEGIEINEEELQVYNDEEETKRHKSTYNHSGIGIYDITRGHSIKLGDLKGNKFTIRIKNRTSLKYKNIENGFINYYGEQRFGKAGNNHAVGEKILNKEYKEAIDLILRNSKGYQDFIEGNYEECLKKCDNMERYFFKNLINQKEMNYKKIIFGMRREIRMIYLHSYQSYLFNKEVNELIKTKQSVFEQNVIEQSIKECDEEQSVTEQSTKENKKAEQSLQGCEIDLLKDTLELRKMNDKLLKGGIRKIFEKGRNVTGWQDGPDFVISFELNSSCYATMALREL
- a CDS encoding nucleus export protein; amino-acid sequence: MNIPMDVEHEFKWEVSQPRRPRQCEYLSPHKRSRVDLDCREIMKYIPKTPEPEKTNILHTHTSKPSYSLSMPFFLVYKYLFRITDVFISSLILYLIFQLFFFLQRDILRKISIKKYELDKLIEEALTNYKINKCSKSTRVPALNDICNKWECVINNGSIKYTNVIFEVIGDVCSGFIDEVSWKSIGVVSIFLIIYLKFRK
- a CDS encoding ribosomal protein uS4; the protein is MANQFSKRLVHKPRNPFEKDRLIKEMQIVGKFGLKNKHELRLVEKNFSNDKKEARLLLTSNKVEDISINSRNLLDKLCTAGILNGIDLTSKEEILNGLNSILDLTIDSYLERTLQYKVYSSGLAKSVHHSRWLITKGQISIQGVVIKRPNYVVKAEEEAFIELTPYSWSNNTKITKSQKKKAAKTDEEE
- a CDS encoding protein translocase SEC61 complex gamma subunit, whose translation is MNNSKQKKGGMFSFFTHEVSGVVNFLHKLSYPTKEQFFTSIKLQAMAIGLVGVVGYVIKLVHIPINNILVNKPN